The following are from one region of the Sandaracinus amylolyticus genome:
- a CDS encoding RNA polymerase sigma factor translates to MVALPAPSQSERTLLDRHRGGDPAAFAELIETWQGPIHGYLARSGVAAPERDDLFQEVFLRVHRALRGTESTDDGLPRGPLGPWIFAIAVNAVRSHFRKVKVRAVVSLRDDAGDATADHAPSPEGALVMRETTEWVEAQIARLPLEQREALLLCTVHGLELRDAAEALGVPADTVKTRVRRARLALAEARARRALREEREEGAR, encoded by the coding sequence GTGGTCGCGCTCCCCGCTCCTTCGCAGAGCGAGCGCACGCTCCTCGACCGACATCGCGGCGGCGATCCCGCGGCGTTCGCCGAGCTGATCGAGACCTGGCAGGGGCCGATCCACGGCTACCTCGCGCGCTCCGGCGTCGCCGCGCCCGAGCGCGACGATCTCTTCCAAGAGGTCTTCCTCCGCGTGCACCGCGCGCTGCGCGGCACCGAGAGCACCGACGACGGGCTCCCACGCGGCCCGCTCGGCCCGTGGATCTTCGCGATCGCCGTCAACGCCGTGCGCAGCCACTTCCGCAAGGTGAAGGTGCGCGCCGTGGTCTCGCTGCGCGACGACGCGGGCGACGCGACCGCCGATCACGCGCCGAGCCCCGAGGGCGCGCTGGTGATGCGCGAGACGACCGAGTGGGTCGAGGCGCAGATCGCGCGGCTCCCCCTCGAGCAGCGCGAGGCGCTCCTCCTGTGCACCGTGCACGGGCTCGAGCTGCGCGACGCGGCCGAGGCGCTCGGCGTCCCCGCCGACACCGTGAAGACGCGGGTGCGACGCGCGCGGCTCGCGCTCGCCGAAGCGCGCGCGCGTCGAGCGCTGCGCGAAGAGAGAGAGGAGGGCGCACGATGA